From Agromyces sp. SYSU T00194, a single genomic window includes:
- a CDS encoding DUF4244 domain-containing protein, producing MRAAARTRLRLAQERGAATAEYAVATMAAVGFAGLLVLILRGDEVRGILTDLVRDALTVG from the coding sequence ATGCGCGCGGCGGCGCGCACGCGGCTGCGCCTGGCGCAGGAGCGCGGTGCCGCGACGGCCGAGTACGCGGTGGCGACCATGGCGGCGGTGGGCTTCGCCGGCCTGCTGGTCCTCATCCTGCGCGGCGACGAGGTGCGCGGCATCCTCACCGACCTGGTGCGCGATGCGCTCACCGTCGGCTGA
- a CDS encoding TadE family type IV pilus minor pilin produces the protein MAAELAAALPAVALVLAACLGGVGLVARQVVLADAAAGAARALARGEDESRARGLVERAAPRAAVGVERDGDYVCVRLRERAPFAALPIDVTARSCALDGGW, from the coding sequence GTGGCGGCGGAACTGGCCGCCGCGCTCCCCGCGGTCGCGCTCGTGCTGGCGGCCTGCCTCGGCGGCGTCGGCCTCGTCGCCCGCCAGGTCGTGCTGGCGGATGCGGCCGCCGGCGCCGCCCGCGCGCTGGCACGCGGCGAGGACGAGTCGCGAGCGCGTGGGCTCGTCGAGCGGGCGGCGCCGCGTGCGGCGGTCGGCGTGGAGCGGGACGGCGACTACGTGTGCGTCCGGCTGCGCGAGCGGGCGCCGTTCGCCGCGCTCCCGATCGATGTCACGGCACGATCGTGCGCGCTCGACGGCGGGTGGTGA
- a CDS encoding helicase, whose translation MRSERGAGSVLALAVVGATSALASAVLAACAVLPAGRMAANAADAAALAAADAAAGAVGGQPCARAAEAAARNGAVLEACALDGLIAETGTSVTIAGLPVGARSRAGPPGGASVP comes from the coding sequence GTGCGATCGGAACGCGGCGCCGGATCGGTGCTGGCGCTCGCCGTGGTCGGCGCGACCAGCGCGCTGGCGTCGGCCGTCCTCGCTGCCTGCGCCGTGCTGCCCGCCGGCCGCATGGCGGCGAACGCGGCCGACGCGGCGGCCCTCGCCGCAGCCGATGCGGCCGCCGGGGCGGTCGGCGGCCAGCCGTGCGCACGCGCCGCCGAGGCGGCGGCCCGGAACGGCGCGGTGCTCGAGGCGTGCGCGCTCGACGGCCTCATCGCCGAGACCGGCACGAGCGTCACCATCGCCGGGTTGCCCGTGGGCGCACGTTCCCGTGCCGGACCACCCGGTGGGGCGTCCGTGCCCTGA
- the topA gene encoding type I DNA topoisomerase — protein MVCDEREGCSRERSPVPGKKLVIVESPTKMKSIASYLGEGYEVLSSVGHIRDLVEPKNLPPELKKGSMGKFSVDVENGFEPYYVVSDSKKKTVAELKRALKGADELLLATDEDREGEAIAWHLLQELKPKVPVRRMVFHEITKDAILAAKDHTRELDTALVDAQETRRILDRLYGYEVSPVLWRKVGPGLSAGRVQSAATRLVVERERERLAFVAASYWDLTATFAESDAADATAFEARLVRLDGNRVATGRDFDDAGRLKNDAVVLDEASARALTAALRADAVPSTVAKVESKPYSRKPAAPFTTSTLQQEAARKLRFSARQTMSVAQSLYENGYITYMRTDSPSLSKQAIDAARAQAVSLYGADSIPASPRIYKGKSKNAQEAHEGIRPSGDTFRTPASLASTLRGNDFKLYELIWKRTVASQMADAKGKTATLTIAVGPTASDTAVAADAPAPTSPRPELAGATAEFTASGTVITFRGFLAAYEEGKDEERNADDKAGNAKLPPLEEGQSITLANLESKDHETSPPPRFTEASLVKRLEELGIGRPSTFASIISTIVDRGYVTPRGQALVPNWIAFSVVRLLEEHFTDLVQYDFTAEMEEDLDRIAGGDADRVDWLKGFYFGTDDYLGLRQIIDNLGDIDARSINSIPISDDITLRIGRYGPYLETPDPEAGPDAPPRRVNIPAELAPDELTEAKARELVDAPVQGDLVLGLNPENGKQVVAKDGRFGPYVTELEPEPEPEPEAAPGASVDPKTGEVLEAPKKKPAKKAAAPKPRTASLFKSMDLQSIDLDTALRLLSLPRTVGDDPESGEPITAQNGRYGPYLKKGTDTRSLPSEDAIFDIDLPGALELYAQPKYGARRASSSLKEFDADPVSGKPIRVKDGRFGPYVTDGTTNATIPRGDTVEEITFERAAELLQIKRDKGPAKPRAGAAKKAPAKKAPAKKAPAKKSTTAKATTAKQATGTSTSSAKPSTTTRKATTAKASGSTDPAS, from the coding sequence ATGGTGTGCGATGAACGGGAGGGGTGCTCCCGCGAAAGGAGTCCGGTGCCGGGCAAGAAACTGGTCATCGTCGAGTCGCCGACCAAGATGAAGTCCATCGCCAGCTATCTGGGCGAGGGCTACGAGGTGCTGTCCTCGGTCGGTCACATCCGCGACCTCGTCGAGCCGAAGAACCTCCCGCCGGAGCTCAAGAAGGGCTCGATGGGCAAGTTCTCCGTGGACGTGGAGAACGGGTTCGAGCCGTACTACGTCGTCTCCGACTCCAAGAAGAAGACGGTCGCCGAGCTCAAGCGCGCACTGAAGGGCGCGGACGAACTCCTGCTCGCCACCGATGAGGACCGCGAGGGCGAGGCCATCGCGTGGCACCTCCTGCAGGAACTGAAGCCGAAGGTGCCCGTGCGCCGCATGGTCTTCCACGAGATCACCAAGGACGCGATCCTCGCGGCCAAGGACCACACCCGCGAGCTCGACACCGCCCTCGTCGACGCGCAGGAGACGCGGCGCATCCTCGACCGCCTCTACGGGTACGAGGTCTCGCCCGTGCTCTGGCGCAAGGTCGGCCCCGGCCTCTCCGCGGGCCGCGTGCAGTCCGCCGCCACGCGCCTGGTGGTCGAGCGCGAGCGCGAGCGACTCGCGTTCGTCGCCGCGTCCTACTGGGACCTCACGGCCACCTTCGCCGAGTCGGATGCCGCGGACGCGACCGCGTTCGAGGCGCGCCTGGTGCGCCTCGACGGCAACCGCGTGGCCACCGGCCGCGACTTCGACGACGCCGGGCGGCTGAAGAACGACGCGGTCGTCCTCGACGAGGCATCCGCTCGTGCGCTGACCGCCGCGCTGCGCGCCGACGCCGTGCCGTCGACGGTCGCGAAGGTCGAGTCCAAGCCCTACTCCCGCAAGCCGGCCGCGCCGTTCACCACGTCGACGCTCCAGCAGGAGGCCGCCCGCAAGCTGCGGTTCTCGGCCCGCCAGACCATGTCGGTGGCCCAGTCGCTCTACGAGAACGGCTACATCACCTACATGCGCACCGACTCGCCGTCGCTGTCGAAGCAGGCGATCGACGCCGCGCGCGCCCAGGCCGTCTCGCTCTACGGCGCCGACTCGATCCCGGCGTCGCCGCGCATCTACAAGGGCAAGAGCAAGAACGCGCAGGAGGCGCACGAGGGCATCCGGCCGTCGGGCGACACCTTCCGCACCCCCGCGTCGCTCGCCTCGACCCTGCGGGGCAACGACTTCAAGCTGTACGAGCTGATCTGGAAGCGCACCGTCGCCTCGCAGATGGCCGACGCGAAGGGCAAGACGGCGACGCTCACGATCGCCGTCGGCCCGACCGCCTCCGACACGGCGGTGGCCGCGGATGCCCCCGCGCCGACGTCGCCCCGCCCCGAGCTGGCCGGCGCGACCGCCGAGTTCACGGCGAGCGGCACGGTCATCACGTTCCGCGGGTTCCTCGCCGCCTACGAGGAGGGCAAGGACGAGGAGCGCAACGCCGACGACAAGGCGGGCAACGCCAAGCTGCCGCCGCTCGAGGAGGGCCAGTCGATCACGCTGGCGAACCTCGAGTCGAAGGACCACGAGACCAGCCCGCCCCCGCGCTTCACCGAAGCGAGCCTCGTGAAGCGGCTCGAGGAACTCGGCATCGGCCGTCCCTCGACGTTCGCGTCGATCATCTCGACCATCGTCGACCGCGGCTACGTGACCCCGCGCGGGCAGGCGCTCGTGCCGAACTGGATCGCGTTCAGCGTCGTACGGCTGCTCGAGGAGCACTTCACCGACCTCGTGCAGTACGACTTCACCGCCGAGATGGAGGAGGACCTCGACCGCATCGCCGGCGGCGACGCCGACCGCGTCGACTGGCTCAAGGGCTTCTACTTCGGCACCGACGACTACCTGGGCCTCCGGCAGATCATCGACAACCTGGGCGACATCGACGCGCGCAGCATCAACTCGATCCCGATCTCCGACGACATCACGCTGCGCATCGGCCGCTACGGGCCGTACCTCGAGACCCCCGACCCCGAGGCCGGGCCGGATGCCCCGCCGCGGCGCGTGAACATACCCGCCGAGCTCGCGCCCGACGAACTCACCGAGGCCAAGGCCCGCGAACTCGTCGACGCGCCGGTGCAGGGCGACCTCGTGCTCGGCCTGAACCCGGAGAACGGCAAGCAGGTCGTCGCCAAGGACGGCCGCTTCGGCCCGTACGTCACCGAGCTCGAGCCCGAGCCCGAGCCCGAGCCGGAGGCGGCGCCCGGGGCGTCCGTCGACCCGAAGACCGGCGAGGTGCTCGAGGCGCCGAAGAAGAAGCCCGCGAAGAAGGCCGCCGCGCCGAAGCCGCGCACGGCGTCGCTGTTCAAGTCGATGGACCTGCAGTCGATCGACCTCGACACGGCGCTCCGGCTGCTGTCGCTGCCCCGCACCGTCGGCGACGACCCCGAGTCGGGCGAGCCGATCACCGCGCAGAACGGTCGCTACGGACCGTACCTGAAGAAGGGCACCGACACCCGCTCCCTGCCGAGCGAGGATGCCATCTTCGACATCGACCTCCCCGGGGCGCTCGAGCTGTACGCGCAGCCCAAGTACGGCGCGCGTCGCGCGTCGAGCTCGCTGAAGGAGTTCGACGCCGACCCCGTGAGCGGCAAGCCGATTCGCGTGAAGGACGGCCGCTTCGGCCCCTACGTCACCGACGGCACGACGAACGC